The Cucurbita pepo subsp. pepo cultivar mu-cu-16 chromosome LG15, ASM280686v2, whole genome shotgun sequence genome contains the following window.
ttatcaTCCTCTATTTTTGACTACCTGATTCCATGTCCAGGTCCACATGTAATATTTTCCATCCACAAGTTGGAAGTCCCTAGACCAATTGAGATGCAGTCATCACCCGTGCCGATGCTCGAGTTGAGGATGGTCACATTTGATGATTGTTGCACGTGGATGCCATCGGTGTTTGGACCATCGCCTGCAGACGAGACATTCACTCCAGTCATATGCATGTTTTGGCACCCATCCACCACAATGTTGAACATTTGACTGTTAATTGAAGATAATCCCGTGATGTTTACGTTTTTTGAATCATTGATTTGAAGACTCTGTCAATTCAAAATAATCGAACTCAAGAATtagtgaaaatttaaattaatatagtAACTAATGgattccattttctttcaaattttagctaaagaaaaaaattccaaattttgttCTCTATCTAGTCAACTCAAATTTTGCTTACCCAGGCTCCATTGGGGCAACTCTTCCCTGAACGTTTACAATCCCATAAGGCAGTTCCTTGTCCATCAATAACACCGCCAACAATGGAAAGCCCATTTATGTGACTAAACTCAAGCCAAGATTTAGTTCTAGCTAGAACTTGAATGTTCGGGGAAGCCACAAGAGTTCCATCAATGAGAAGAGTAATAGCATTGTTTTTACATGGTCCATTAAAGCTCACACTTCGAACATAGAAAATTCCCTTGGGAACGTAAATAGTGGTAGGTTTAGATGAGTCACAGGCCTTAGTCCATGCTGTTTGAAGCACAGGCGAGACATCGATCTTTCCGTCGGACTTGGCTCCTAGACTAACAATATTGAATGTTAATCCAACCGCCAAAGCATAGTTAAAAAACAGAagtagaagagaaagaaaagcatGTAAGGTTCCAAGAAGAgccataaaaaaaacttaacgATACAAGTATTTGTGAAagggggagagagaaaatggaagtaagtgatgagaaaatggaagtaaatgatgagaaaatggaagaggggTGGAATGTTATTTATAGGTTAATGGTTACCCTTCAACTTTCGAACTCTTAACTAGTAGATAATacactaattattattttaattttaatgatggatggttgaatttttaattaattaaaaaaggatagaaatattttaaggaaaaaatctaaatttttccaaccgattatttaattttatttgttttggtcAACTAATGAACTATGCAATGTAACAATATCAGTTTCATTTGCCTTTATTGAGTTGCCTTCTTTGTGTTACTATAATAACTTTCCAACGTCTTActataataagaataataatttcttattaCTTTTAgtatttacatttttagatACAAATTCTATATTAATTCcctattataataaaaataataaaatattctataaAACAATATCGAGAAGATACTATCATATAATTTTCGATCTTTTGTAACATGCTGTAGATAGTGATATAATAGAAAGTTGGTGTCTTTTTATGTGCAAAGATGTCACACAAAAAATGAGGCAAAATTGTGTGTTATATTTGTAACTATCcaataaatttacaaatgtATCACATGAAGAAATAATTTACAAAGTCTTAAAAGATGCcatttttatatctatcaacaaaattatttatcattaacaatttttttttttttaattgtctcTCACTCATTGGAGTTCTCTTTGCAACTCTTGAGGTAGATAAGGGTAGCGAATTGACaactttcatcatttttttgttttatactAGAGAATGTTTTAGTGTTTTTCTTCGGTCTCTGTCATGAAGGTTTGCATAGCTCTAGAGTCGACCATTGTGCTCTTGGTCGATCTATCGTTAACCTAGTCCTCAATGTACATAAGACCTCGTTCTATTTACTCTTTTGTCTCTCCCACTCTTTTTTGGAAAGCAAATAGGTACTTCAAGGCCCCCAATGTAGGGTTTTCGACTCTTTGGCTTGGAAGGCATGAAGATCCACCCTTTGTGAGTATTCAGATTCTCGATGGACCACCTTGCAtacaactttaaaatataattacaagaatacaactttttaaatttattacaaaggGGACAAAGGATTTTTGAtacaacaacaaaatatatatatatataaaagactaaaatatagaaagaaagaatgaagttACAAAAGGACCCCTCAAGATAACTAAGAAAAGGTATGATGCACGAAAAGGTATGAAATGAATCCCTAGCTCATCCTTGTAACACCCCCTTTAAGtttcataaagaaattaaggaaAGAAATGCCGTGAATGGAGCTGAGGAAGCGAAGAAACTAGTGATGACGAGGTTGGTCACACATCTTCTTCCTGtctagaggaagaagacaatgATGTGGCTGGTTCAAAGACCAAACCATGACCTTCCCTCgatctttcttaattttaaccCTCTTCTAGACTAGTTctcatgaaatattttatgattccAAAATCCAGGCACAATAAGGAATTTTTGGAAGAAAACTTGAGGTGATTCGAATACGGAAAGCTCGAGAACGGAGGTCCCGAGCATCAATGaagaggtaagtagccatctTAGAATATTcggaaatacttgtaggaatcgcttgGATCTCagtataaaccttaaaccaaatatgaaagaaaaacaccaagaacgGAGAGTTAAGGCCTTAAAttaacccactaaatgaactctcttacttatgattttttaatattgagcATATTATGGTGTGTTATGATTATATAGGAAATTCGGAGGTTATTGTATAAGGATAagtagctaaaccaagtaacggtgtaaaatgatCATAATGCTCCTAAGGTAATTTACctttggttcatgatctagatAACCTctaaatgctatgaaactttgTACTAGACcttattttatactttttgaTGATGTTGTGATGTTTGAAAGCCATTGGAATACATTAAGTAGCTAAATTGAGAATTAGggataaaatgaccaaaatgctcCTAAGGCTCGtgatattttaagatttagacATGCTCCAAATGACTTGCTACATCTTATAAGACCTAATCCTAAAAACATGAAGgtatgttcaaaattttaagttgattAGAGTAAGTTTGGAACGTAAACCAAGTTAGGACCCAAGAAACACCTAAAGGAAACATCTCAAGACGCGAGACTCTCCTAAAACCCTCTAAAGAATTTATTAAGACTCTATTACTTGCTAGAATAACTCATGTCTTTTTTACTATGATGGATTCATAAGCTAAAGAATGCAAGATACAATTAcaagttgtcaacttctctctctctctttttttcaaaactctttttccaaaaccccgctttctaaaatcttctcttgaAATCGAGACTCGAGGTTTGAATTCACGTTGCCCAACCGCAGGGAATGTAACTCGAAGTTGGCTTGACCCATTCAGTGTTGAGAGTGAGTGCCGCAGAATCGCCAAATCCGCTGCCTAGAAACCGCGATTgtgacagttggtatcagagcctacTTGGCTCCAATGTGACAAGTAGACATGTCTTCGACTAAATAGTTGAACAAGTCCCACGTCGACAGATGAGTTTGAATAGAAGAACAGATGCAATACTTGCGGGAAGTCCCCGATAGTATTCGATTTCTAGATGAGCGAGTGAAAGAACTTGCTGACAAGACCCTCACCGTTGACGCGATAAAGGGTCGGCTGGATGGATTGCCCATTCAAGAAATAATGTACCGAATGGAAAACCTAGAAATAAAAATCACAAAGAATGGTGGTTTCGAGCGAGGAGACAGCTCGATAGGCTCTGTTGGCCTAATTGAGGAGCGAGTCGATGGACTAGATAGCTCCCAAAAGTGATGTTTCAGATGGTCACTGAACTATCTGAAGATGTGAAGGCAGCCCTCGATGTAGTAAGGGTAAAAATGGCGGACATAAGCGCTAGAGTAAACGTTGTCGTAAGGGCAGTGGAGAACCAAACCCCTACCCGGAGAACAACGCTACCCAACAAGGTCAAACTTCCTAAACCCAAGCCATTTCCGGGGGCTCAGGATGCCAAGGCCTTAGAGAACTACATCTTTGACTTTGGGCAGTACTTTAAAGCAACGGACACTGAgacagaggaagaaaagatcaCTGTGGCCACCATGCATCTAGCTGAAGATGCGAAATTGTGGTGGCAGTCGAAGTATGTGGACATCCAAGAGGCCGATGCACAATAGACACTTGGGAAAGACTAAAACACAAGAGCTTCGATCTAAATTCTTCCAAAAAAATGTTGAGGTCATggccaaaagaaaattacgtGACCTTAAACACACGAGTAGCATTTGAGAATATGTCAAATAGTTCTCGTTACTCATGTTAGACATTCGACAGATGTTTGAGCTAGATAAGATCTTCCAATTCACAGAATGATTGAAGCCATGGGCGAAGCCTAAACTATATAAACACGACATAGAAGATCTCTCTACGACCTATGCTAGGGGTGAACGACTATTCGACTTGAACAACGAACAGTCTCAAGAGAAAAGGTGAAACCAAGCCTCCTCAAGCGGAGGTAATTGCAACCTCACCTCTAATCCCTCTAGAATGGGAGGAGGAGACAAACCGAGGATCAGAGGAGTTGAGACAAGATAACCCCAACAGGGGACTGGCGTCTTAGGCAAAGGGCCTCACAATCAAAACCACTTCAATCGATCACCTCTCTCTTGTTTCCTATGTAAAGGGAGCCATAGGGTGTAGGAATGTCGAAAGAGGGCGTCACTACAAGCGATTCAAGCCGCATTAGACATATATGCGATTGCAAAATCCGAGGGCGAAGAAGCTGAGAAAGTGCTGAACGTAGAAACACCCAGGATGGGAGCCCTGAAGTTCCTATCTgtacttcaaaagaagacaAGGGAACAATGATCGATTCAGGAGCTACCCACAACTTCATGACCGAGACGGAAGCAAATCGGTTGAACATCAAATGGCATCGAGACTCGGGAAAGATGAAGGCCATCAACTCTGTGGCCTTGCCGATTCTCGGAATAGAGAGGAAGACGACACTTAAGTTGGTTGGGAACATGGAGTAGCTTAGTGGACTTTGTAATCGTCAAAATGGATGACTTTGATGTGGTACTCGGGATGGAATTCCTTTTGGAACATATGGTGATCCCCATATCCTTGGCTAATTGCCTAGTCGTAACAGGGTAAACtccaactatttttcaaacaagcATCAAACAGTCCAATGGAATCAAGATGATTTCGGCGCTCCAACTTAAACGTGGTCTTGCACGTAATGAACCAACGTTCATGGNNNNNNNNNNNNNNNNNNNNNNNNNNNNNNNNNNNNNNNNNNNNNNNNNNNNNNNNNNNNNNNNNNNNNNNNNNNNNNNNNNNNNNNNNNNNNNNNNNNNNNNNNNNNNNNNNNNNNNNNNNNNNNNNNNNNNNNNNNNNNNNNNNNNNNNNNNNNNNNNNNNNNNNNNNNNNNNNNNNNNNNNNNNNNNNNNNNNNNNNNNNNNNNNNNNNNNNNNNNNNNNNNNNNNNNNNNNNNNNNNNNNNNNNNNNNNNNNNNNNNNNNNNNNNNNNNNNNNNNNNNNNNNNNNNNNNNNNNNNNNNNNNNNNNNNNNNNNNNNNNNNNNNNNNNNNNNNNNNNNNNNNNNNNNNNNNNNNNNNNNNNNNNNNNNNNNNNNNNNNNNNNNNNNNNNNNNNNNNNNNNNNNNNNNNNNNNNNNNNNNNNNNNNNNNNNNNNNNNNNNNNNNNNNNNNNNNNNNNNNNNNNNNNNNNNNNNNNNNNNNNNNNNNNNNNNNNNNNNNNNNNNNNNNNNNNNNNNNNNNNNNNNNNNNNNNNNNNNNNNNNNNNNNNNNNNNNNNNNNNNNNNNNNNNNNNNNNNNNNNNNNNNNNNNNNNNNNNNNNNNNNNNNNNNNNNNNNNNNNNNNNNNNNNNNNNNNNNNNNNNNNNNNNNNNNNNNNNNNNNNNNNNNNNNNNNNNNNNNNNNNNNNNNNNNNNNNNNNNNNNNNNNNNNNNNNNNNNNNNNNNNNNNNNNNNNNNNNNNNNNNNNNNNNNNNNNNNNNNNNNNNNNNNNNNNNNNNNNNNNNNNNNNNNNNNNNNNNNNNNNNNNNNNNNNNNNNNNNNNNNNNNNNNNNNNNNNNNNNNNNNNNNNNNNNNNNNNNNNNNNNNNNNNNNNNNNNNNNNNNNNNNNNNNNNNNNNNNNNNNNNNNNNNNNNNNNNNNNNNNNNNNNNNNNNNNNNNNNNNNNNNNNNNNNNNNNNNNNNNNNNNNNNNNNNNNNNNNNNNNNNNNNNNNNNNNNNNNNNNNNNNNNNNNNNNNNNNNNNNNNNNNNNNNNNNNNNNNNNNNNNNNNNNNNNNNNNNNNNNNNNNNNNNNNNNNNNNNNNNNNNNNNNNNNNNNNNNNNNNNNNNNNNNNNNNNNNNNNNNNNNNNNNNNNNGGGCTACTTAGGATCTGCAATGATCGACGACGgttgctcacgcaagttcggtGCACGACAAACCGCCTTTACATCCTAAAGctagagatagagcaaccagtCAACCTCTCGGCCAGGTACTagaagatggaagacctattaggaagaggtgaaccacctggactggcggcgcgccaactcgaagaagagACGGtcgaacaagacgtggagtctagaggacatgccgctagggacaccgagccatagggctcaaatcggagttcaaacaaaataaggtagatataccacaggttttaggaggagattgttagataaaacctgagtttATCATTtctccttatttagattcacacgatttcaAAATAcctccgtttgaccatttgacaaacacgtcgaatggatcaCCAAAGTTTTAGATGGCAATTTTGTAGGGAGTGGCACAGgtttagttggccactctccagccATCCTTaggataatttatatttaaataggaaatctgtttaGAATATCAAATAACCTGATTTGAAGCGCAGTTAAAATTTTagcttctctctctttgttatttttacgtatttttttttttccaacaacctcttgtcgaagatttcctctcaccgagaAGAAGGGATTTCCCTGGCtgattatcgaaatccaatAGCTCAGGCCATCAACAGTTAGCTAGAGAGGGGAAGACTCGCCAGTTTTGGATCGAAGACAATTTACTCTTCACTAAAGGAAATTTTCTCTACGTCCCCTTTTTCGGGAAACTTGAGGAGACTCCTACTAAAAGAATGTCACAGCACACATGGGCGGGCCACAACGGGTGGCAGAGAGCCTATACCATCCTAAATAGGAGTACTATTGGCCGAACCTCCGCGacgatgaaagaaaaaaaaaacgtaacaGAAGGGGAGAAGAAGCGAAGACacaaattatttcttatttttgtggTGTCATTAGAACTTGgcaccattttctttatataataaaaagtttaccCATTTCTGCTCCAAATAAGCAAACACTCCACCCCCATTCTGCTATTCCTCTCCCTAAAAAACACTCCACCTCCCATTCTACTATTCCTCTCCCTAAAAATGAGTTCCACTAACTCCAATATCTCCACGTTTTTTCATGGAGAAATaagcaataaaaataaatattaaccactattttttaacccaaaaaaaaaacttatataaaaaaaacaagtttataaCCAATAATCACTCCTCTAAACTTGTTTAACTATGTTGAGTCGACTTTCTTCAAGTCAATCTTCTCTCTTAACTCCAGGAACCGTTGTCTTGCTAACGGCTTTGTCAGAATATCCGCCAACTGTTCATCTGTGTTCACATATTCCAGTTCAATAGCTTCAATTTGTACACATTGACGAATAAAGTGGAACCTGTATCAATGTGCTTACTTCGATTATGGTAAACAGGATTTTTCGCCAATGCAATAGCTGACTTGTTGTCAACATTAAGCTTGGGTTTTACTTGCAGTTGACTGATGCGGCTCAAAATCTTGCCCAACCATACTCCTTGACATGTTCCAGCAGTTGCGGCTATGTACTCAGCCTCGCATGATGACAAAGCCACCATCTTCTGCTTCTGTGATACCCAGGTTATTGGATTTACTCCCAAATAGTACAACACTCCAGTTGTACTCATCCTATCATCAATATCCCCAGCCATATCACTGTCGCTAAATCCTACCAGCTCCACATTTGATAACTTCTTATAAACACAGCCAAAACTTAGAGTACCTTTCACATACCTCAATATTTGTTTTACTGTTGTGAGATGTGAAGTTGTTGGTGCTTCCATATATCTACTCATCACACCAACTGAGTAGGCTATGTCAAGCCGGGTATTAACCAGATAGCGTAAGCTTCCAATAACACTTCTGTAAAGTGTTTCGTCAACTACAGGTTCTCCATTCCCATGTTTGCTCATCTTCATTCTTTGTTCCATGGGAATCGAACAAGCATTGCACTCCCCCATTCCTAGCTTCTCTAGGATTTGTCTTGCATATCCGGCCTGACATAAAGTGATTGATTCACTGCTTTGTCGTACCTCAATACCCAAGTAATAGCTCAAAAGNCATTGCACTCCCCCATTCCTAGCTTCTCTAGGATTTGTCTTGCATATCCGGCAAAGTAAGTTGAGTGGAACGATACAAGAAAGTATCGAGAAACACCTAGCCAAAGGCCCGGCCCCTCAGGCCATCAGTAGTTAGCCAGAGAGGGGAAGACTCGCCAGTTTTGGGTCGAAGACAATTTACTCTTCACCAAAGGAAATTTTCTCTACGTCCCCTGTTCGGGAAACCTGAGGAGACTCCTACTAAAATAATGTCACAGCACACATGGGCGGGCCACAACGGGTGGCAGAGAACCTATACCCTCCTAAAAAGGAGTACTATTGGCCGAACCTCCGCGacattgaaagaaaaaaaaacgtaacAGAAGGGGAGAAGAAGCGAAGAcacacaaattattttttctttttgtggtgTCATTAGAACTTGgcaccattttctttatataataaaatgtttgcCCATTTATGCTACAAATAAGCAAACACTCCACCACTCATTCTGCTATTCCTCTCCCTAAAAAACACTCCACCACTCATTCTACTATTCCTCTCCCTAAAAATGAGTTCCACTAACTCCAATATCTCCAGCCTTTTTTCATGGAGAAATaagcaataaaaataaatattaaccactattttttaaccaaaaaaaaaacatatataaaaaaaaacaagtttataaCCAATAATCACTCCTCTAAACTTGTTTAACTATGTTGAGTCGACTTCCTTCAAGCCAATCTTCTCTCTTAACTTCAGGAACCGTTGTCTTGCTAACGGCTTTGTCAGAATATCCGCCAACTGTTCATTTATGTTCACATATTCCAGTTCAATAGCTTCAGTTTGTACACATTGGCGAATAAAGTGGAACCTGGTATCAATGTGCTTACTTCGATGATGGTAAACAGGATTTTTCGCCAACGCAATAGCTGACTTGTTGTCAACATTAAGCTTGGGTTTTATTTGCAGTTGACTGATGCTGCTCAAAATCCTGTCCAACCATACTCCTTGACACGTTCCAGCAGTTGCGGCTATGTACTCAGCCTCGCATGTTGAAAAAGCCACCACCTTCTGCTTCTATGATACCCAGGTTATTGGATTTTCTCCCAAATAGTACAACACTCCAGTTGTACTCATCCTATCATCAATATCCCTAGCCATATCACTGTCGCTAAATCCTACCAGCTCCACATTCGATAACTTCTTATAAACACAGCCAAAACTTAGAGTACCTTTCACATACCTCAATATTTGTTTTACTGCTGTGAGATGTGAAGTTGTTGGTGCCTCCATATATGTACTCATCACACCAACTGAGTAGGCTATGTCGGAACGGGTATTAACCAGATAGCGTAAGCTTCCAATAACACTTCTGTAAAGTGTTTTGTCAACTACAGGTTCTCCACCCCCATGTTTGCTCATCTTCATTCTTGGTTCCATGGGAATCGAACAAGGATTGCACTCCTCCATTCCTAGCTTCTCTAGGATTTGTCTTGCATATCCGGCTTGACATAAAGTGATTGATTCACTGCTTTGTCGTACCTCAATACCCAAGTAATAGCTCAAAAGTCCATCTCAAATTTCTGGTGCATCTCTTCCTTGAACTGAGCTATaacttgtttgtttgagcCGGCTATGATTAAGTCATCCACATATGTACCGATTATCATTGCTTCAACTCCATTAATTTTCTTGTAGAGAGAATATTCCTATGGACATATAACAAAACCAAGTGACAGCAAACATTGATCAAGTTTAAAATTCCAGGCCCTCGGAGCTTGTTTTAATCCATACGAGGCTTTATGTAATTTTAACACCATGTTTGGATTTTCCTTGTCAACGAACCCTTCTGGTTGAACAACATACACCTCCTCTTCTAACTTGCCATTCAGAAAAGCTGTCTTTACATCCATGTGATGTATGTCCCAATTCTTAATGGCTGCATAGGCAAGAATTAATCTCACTGTTTCTAACCTGGCCACTAGTGCGAATACTTCACTATAATCTACACCAAACTGCTGTGCATATCCCTTTGCCATGAGTCTCACCTTATGTTTCATGATTTCTCCATCtggatttttctttaactTGAAAATCCATTTGATGCCGATTGCTTTATGATTCTTCGGCAAATCTGTGAGTTTCCACGTTCTGTTCCAATGGAGAGAATTTCAGACTTCATGGCATTCCTCCAGTTTTCATTCTTAGGAGCTTCCTCATATGAGGTTTGCTCCTctatagaaagaaaacaaacatcCACTGCTTTCTTCTCTACTTCGTTTAGTTCTCTGTAAATATCTTCTAGAGACCTGAACTTTTTCGGCGTCGATGAGCTTGACGATGATGCATTTGAGGTACTGTCTGGTGTCGATAAAGCTGAGAACGAATTTTTCCTTTGTCTTTCATCTGGATCAACTTCGATTTGTTCAATATTCTACTCCTCTATTCTAATCTGtttttctgaaatttgaaCGGTGAAAGTTCCTCTTTGTTCATCATCACCATTTGAGATTTCTTCCCAACACCactttttctcctcttcaaaCAGTACATCCCTGCTCACCATAATTCTGTTCTTTTATGGATCCAATAGTCTGTAAGCTTTGGTTCCATCTTCATATCCCAACATAATTGTCTTCACACTTCTATCAGCAAGACACCCGAAGATTTTAAAGTGATGAACCTTTGGTATCTTTTCAA
Protein-coding sequences here:
- the LOC111776277 gene encoding polygalacturonase-like; its protein translation is MALLGTLHAFLSLLLLFFNYALAVGLTFNIVSLGAKSDGKIDVSPVLQTAWTKACDSSKPTTIYVPKGIFYVRSVSFNGPCKNNAITLLIDGTLVASPNIQVLARTKSWLEFSHINGLSIVGGVIDGQGTALWDCKRSGKSCPNGAWSLQINDSKNVNITGLSSINSQMFNIVVDGCQNMHMTGVNVSSAGDGPNTDGIHVQQSSNVTILNSSIGTGDDCISIGLGTSNLWMENITCGPGHGISIGSLGKGAEEDGVYNVTLISSTFTGTQNGVRIKSWGRPSEGFAIKIHFQRIIMDNVKNPIIIDENYCPHHKRCPGQASGVKVSNVTYEDITGTSATEIAINFDCSPINHCTGLSLKDIRLTYENQIAQASCKNAEGTASGVVEPSNCLA